A region from the Aphis gossypii isolate Hap1 chromosome 1, ASM2018417v2, whole genome shotgun sequence genome encodes:
- the LOC114130525 gene encoding uncharacterized protein LOC114130525 isoform X1 has product MITAVHRSLALLCTIAVCGHVLAYPYNGENMQWSNPGAGGMTNYRQQPGFGDNAGQQRGYGGSDFGRPSSFGGQQRWQSAGYGGQQQGAEAYQTNIFNEPDRYGYDYTIPGATVHFLMFKKKGNRQSGNNNQNGVDSSGWDKYY; this is encoded by the exons ATGATCACCGCTGTACACCGTTCG TTGGCGTTGCTGTGCACGATTGCCGTATGCGGTCACGTCCTGGCGTATCCTTACAACGGCGAAAACATGCAGTGGTCTAATCCAGGGGCCGGCGGGATGACAAACTATCGCCAGCAGCCAGGATTTGGCGACAATGCGGGCCAACAGCGCGGTTATGGGGGCAGTGATTTTGGTCGACCTTCGTCGTTTGGTGGACAACAACGGTGGCAGTCGGCTGGTTACGGCGGTCAGCAGCAAGGAGCCGAGGCCTACCAGACGAATATCTTCAACGAACCAGACCGATATGGTTATGATTACACGATTCCCGGAGCCACCGTACACTTcttgatgtttaaaaaaa AAGGAAACAGACAATctggaaataataatcaaaatggtGTAGATTCAAGTGGCTgggacaaatattattaa
- the LOC114130527 gene encoding sporozoite surface protein 2-like, whose translation MDTKRLLALFWLSALACGRRLNDEYNKQNSTNRNLPTTSIESPDDLSSRSYGLKESEQDSPDEFITEVSDTWMPTDSSKSKSKQLQDPDIVDYGEPENPEQLNEPEEMDSFERLNEPEKNKDAKDDNEDFEQVKKVKEVSIISLKPKERNKSLDPISDQQGRPPMRIIRPMRDLSIIVRNRHHPIVIARQVPVHWIPRKHPHKPPYPHKPLLPHKPPHPHKPSHPHHPLHPHKPLYPHNPHQPSMPKHKPCKPCDPKVHKKHKPKKPKKKHKKEHCHHPNPKKPHHKRLLYYAPIPTNSMNYYYGPQMPLITPNNNYEVAESLENEDVEIETEKPFHQEVEDDVEEHRLAEMSEPFDEEGPDETKIKSFEKI comes from the exons ATGGATACAAAACGATtg TTGGCTTTATTCTGGTTATCAGCACTAGCGTGCGGCCGAAGATTAAACGACGAGTACAACAAACAAAACAGCACAAACCGGAATTTGCCTACAACATCAATTGAAAGTCCTGACGATCTAAGCTCTCGAAGTTATGGACTTAAAGAGTCAGAACAAGATTCCCCAGATGAATTCATAACTGAGGTATCTGACACATGGATGCCTACAGATTCATCAAAATCAAAGTCTAAACAACTTCAAGATCCTGATATTGTTGATTACGGAGAACCAGAAAATCCAGAACAACTAAATGAACCGGAAGAGATGGATTCATTCGAAAGACTTAACGAAcccgaaaaaaataaagacgCTAAAGATGATAATGAAGATTTCGAGCAAGTTAAAAAAGTAAAGGAGGTGTCGATAATCTCGTTGAAACCAAAAGAACGCAATAAATCCCTAGACCCAATAAGCGACCAGCAAGGTCGCCCTCCTATGAGAATAATACGACCTATGAGAGATTTGAGTATAATTGTCAGAAATCGGCACCATCCTATTGTAATAGCCCGTCAAGTACCTGTTCATTGGATACCTCGAAAACATCCACATAAACCCCCATATCCACATAAACCACTGCTTCCACATAAGCCACCACATCCACACAAGCCATCGCATCCACATCATCCACTACATCCACACAAGCCGCTGTATCCACATAACCCTCACCAACCTTCGATGCCAAAACACAAACCATGTAAGCCATGTGATCCTAAAGTTCATAAGAAACACAAgccaaaaaaaccaaaaaaaaaacataaaaaggaACACTGTCACCACCCTAATCCGAAGAAGCCTCATCATAAACGACTATTGTATTATGCCCCGATTCCTACTAATTCTATGAACTATTATTACGGACCACAAATGCCGTTGATTActcctaataataattatgaggtGGCAGAAAGTCTAGAGAATGAAGATGTAGAAATTGAGACCGAAAAACCGTTTCATCAAGAAGTCGAAGACGACGTAGAAGAGCATAGGTTAGCAGAAATGAGTGAACCTTTCGATGAAGAGGGCCCCgatgaaactaaaataaaatcattcgaGAAAATTTAG
- the LOC114130528 gene encoding uncharacterized protein LOC114130528, which translates to MMFQRIAALLIVGCGASTAFVHSSNQQSSHKSESSYSSSSSHHGGHSYSYVSQSAQGPGYSYSYSHSGGGSPLFLPEYASGYHLYTPLFIPSIDFDIDFDLDDDLDTDLDFYIDTDLDLDIDLDFPGIEYGLGYIGKYGHWYRKPKYGFSKLYNSIDLDFWNYGGNYGYDHLGPSLYGSLNFFK; encoded by the exons ATGATGTTCCAACGGATCGCAGCTCTCCTGATCGTCGGATGTGGCGCGTCGACCGCGTTCGTCCATTCCTCCAACCAGCAGTCTAGCCATAAATCGGAATCTAGTTACAGCAGCAGTTCTTCAC ATCATGGTGGACATTCATACAGTTACGTCAGCCAATCAGCTCAAGGCCCAggttatagttatagttacAGTCACTCGGGTGGCGGATCACCATTATTCTTACCTGAATACGCTTCTGGATATCATTTATACACCCCTCTATTCATTCCATCAATCGACTTTGATATAGATTTTGATTTGGATGATGATCTAGACACCGATTTAGATTTCTATATTGATACAGACTTGGACTTAGACATAGATTTAGATTTCCCAGGAATTGAATACGGACTCGGTTACATTGGAAAATATGGTCACTGGTATAGAAAACCGAAATACGGATTTTCCAAGTTATACAACAGTATCGATTTAGATTTTTGGAATTATGGAGGAAATTACGGATACGATCATTTAGGACCTAGTCTTTATGGGtcacttaattttttcaaataa
- the LOC114130525 gene encoding uncharacterized protein LOC114130525 isoform X2, giving the protein MITAVHRSLALLCTIAVCGHVLAYPYNGENMQWSNPGAGGMTNYRQQPGFGDNAGQQRGYGGSDFGRPSSFGGQQRWQSAGYGGQQQGAEAYQTNIFNEPDRYGYDYTIPGATVHFLMFKKRNRQSGNNNQNGVDSSGWDKYY; this is encoded by the exons ATGATCACCGCTGTACACCGTTCG TTGGCGTTGCTGTGCACGATTGCCGTATGCGGTCACGTCCTGGCGTATCCTTACAACGGCGAAAACATGCAGTGGTCTAATCCAGGGGCCGGCGGGATGACAAACTATCGCCAGCAGCCAGGATTTGGCGACAATGCGGGCCAACAGCGCGGTTATGGGGGCAGTGATTTTGGTCGACCTTCGTCGTTTGGTGGACAACAACGGTGGCAGTCGGCTGGTTACGGCGGTCAGCAGCAAGGAGCCGAGGCCTACCAGACGAATATCTTCAACGAACCAGACCGATATGGTTATGATTACACGATTCCCGGAGCCACCGTACACTTcttgatgtttaaaaaaa GAAACAGACAATctggaaataataatcaaaatggtGTAGATTCAAGTGGCTgggacaaatattattaa
- the LOC114130529 gene encoding uncharacterized protein PFA0635c-like, whose amino-acid sequence MKSSYYLALVLFVTVVTATDDSRSKKEAIYNPYGQITDANKYLGAAVPANIYNNNYHQQQLPYNGYQPAAYPAYNQLQYYQQQPYQRVGAYPYNGGTGYNQYNNYYPYSGGFQQYPYNFNQQYPYNVVNQQYPQQYGAYQQQYGAYQQQYPYNYGYQNAYGRLQNPFFGYNNNNYNGYNVNQVIRQAPAYPSAGAQPVNPPVPHPFYHVPGTYYPTTIEANKPTVAPVAAPVEPPKKP is encoded by the exons ATGAAGTCTTCATATTAC ttagCATTGGTATTATTTGTGACTGTAGTGACAGCCACCGATGACTCCAGGAGTAAAAAAGAAGCTATTTACAATCCTTATGGACAAATCACAG ACGCGAACAAGTACTTAGGCGCTGCCGTCCCGGCCAACATTTACAACAACAACTATCATCAACAACAACTGCCGTACAACGGCTATCAACCGGCGGCTTATCCGGCGTACAACCAGCTGCAGTACTACCAACAACAACCGTACCAGCGTGTCGGAGCGTATCCTTACAACGGCGGCACAGGTTACAACCAGTACAACAACTACTATCCTTACAGCGGCGGTTTCCAGCAGTACCCGTACAACTTTAACCAACAGTACCCGTACAACGTCGTCAACCAACAGTACCCGCAGCAGTACGGCGCTTACCAGCAACAGTACGGCGCCTACCAGCAACAGTACCCGTACAACTACGGTTACCAGAACGCGTACGGCCGTCTGCAGAACCCGTTCTTCGgctacaacaacaacaactacaaCGGGTACAACGTCAATCAGGTGATCCGCCAGGCGCCCGCTTACCCGAGCGCCGGTGCTCAGCCCGTCAACCCGCCGGTGCCGCATCCGTTCTATCACGTTCCAGGGACGTACTATCCGACCACGATCGAAGCGAACAAACCGACAGTGGCACCCGTCGCCGCGCCGGTAGAACCGCCGAAAAAACCGTAA